One window of the Cataglyphis hispanica isolate Lineage 1 chromosome 13, ULB_Chis1_1.0, whole genome shotgun sequence genome contains the following:
- the LOC126853884 gene encoding uncharacterized protein LOC126853884, with protein MSRITILALLALLVAVAVALPTASQSQGLQRIIRAATPELVRFKRGYGGYGGGFGRGFGGGGFHGRGGYYGKGGGCGGGCGGSTYPGYGGGSFANSGANAGSISTPFGGGSFSSSFANAGSRGYGYGYGR; from the exons ATGTCAAGGATCACAATCCTTGCGCTTCTTGCGCTACTCGTCGCAGTTGCAGTCGCATTGCCGACTGCTTCGCAATCTCAAg GTCTTCAAAGAATAATCAGAGCAGCCACGCCGGAGCTGGTTCGTTTTAAACGTGGATATGGCGGATATGGCGGTGGATTTGGCCGTGGATTCGGCGGGGGTGGTTTTCACGGACGTGGTGGCTATTACGGCAAAGGAGGAGGATGCGGTGGAGGATGCGGCGGAAGTACATATCCTGGATACGGTGGTGGATCCTTCGCTAACAGCGGAGCTAATGCCGGTTCGATAAGCACGCCATTCGGCGGCGGTTCCTTCTCATCCTCGTTCGCTAATGCTGG CTCCCGTGGATATGGATATGGATATGGACGATGA